One Setaria viridis chromosome 5, Setaria_viridis_v4.0, whole genome shotgun sequence genomic region harbors:
- the LOC117855008 gene encoding putative glucan endo-1,3-beta-glucosidase GVI produces the protein MALTRILVFVLGAALPFLLFHAEAGQMGVSYGRVANDLPDPAKVTQLLKDNGITMVRIYDAKQEVLRSLANTGIKVMVMVPNENIAEAARNPSYALQWVRDRVKAYYPATQIHGVAVGNEVFDSRPDLTRQLVPAMTNVQAALAQLGLADAVKVSTPIAFTAVENTFPPSRGRFKDEIAEPVMKPMLQFLKRTGSYLTMNMYPFWAYYNQPHDINLDYALGNSNPGVPDDDTSLKYYNLLDAERDAAHSAMDHLVPGVSLYLTETNWPPRGRPHQGGGHRGGRRLEDDGDGVFTIANAQAYVNNLINRVLAGNTGTPLRPDAALDVYIFALFNENQKGDGPDDIEQNFGLFYPNMQKVYEFDFHGGVAPPAPPAASWCVANAAVGDDRLQAALDYACGHGADCSGIQPGAVCFEPSTLLAHASYAVNSYYQNKGRASGTCDFAGAAHVVLEEPAEICDPNASWCVANAAVGDGRLQAALDYACGHGADCGAIQPGGKCFEPNTRVAHASYAFNSYYQRNHRASGSCDFAGAASVVYMAPKIGNCVLPWRAWIGETTSMSEGSFAAI, from the exons ATGGCGCTCACCCGCATCCTCGTCTTCGTCCTTGGCGCCGCATTGCCATTCCTCCTCTTCCATGCCG AAGCGGGCCAGATGGGGGTGAGCTACGGCAGGGTGGCGAACGACCTGCCGGACCCGGCGAAGGTGACGCAGCTGCTCAAGGACAACGGCATCACCATGGTCAGGATATACGACGCCAAACAGGAGGTGCTGAGGTCGCTGGCCAACACCGGGATAaaggtgatggtgatggtgCCAAACGAGAACATCGCGGAGGCGGCCAGGAACCCCTCGTACGCGCTCCAGTGGGTGCGGGACAGGGTGAAGGCCTACTACCCCGCCACGCAGATCCACGGCGTCGCCGTGGGCAACGAGGTGTTCGACTCGAGGCCGGACCTGACGAGGCAGCTCGTCCCGGCCATGACCAACGTCCAGGCGGCGTTGGCGCAGCTgggcctcgccgacgccgtGAAGGTGTCCACGCCGATCGCGTTCACCGCGGTCGAGAACACGTTCCCGCCGTCCCGGGGCAGGTTCAAGGACGAAATCGCGGAGCCGGTGATGAAGCCCATGCTCCAGTTCCTGAAGAGAACCGGCTCCTACCTCACCATGAACATGTACCCGTTCTGGGCGTACTACAACCAACCACACGACATCAACCTGGACTACGCCCTGGGCAACTCCAATCCCGGCGTCCCCGACGACGACACCAGCCTCAAGTACTACAACCTCCTCGACGCCGAGCGCGACGCCGCGCACTCCGCGATGGACCATTTGGTCCCCGGCGTGAGCTTATATCTCACGGAGACCAATTGGCCGCCGCGCGGAAGACCCCATCAGGGCGGCGGACACCGCGGCGGGAGGCGTTTGGAGGACGACGGGGACGGGGTGTTCACGATAGCCAACGCGCAAGCGTACGTCAATAACCTCATCAACCGCGTGCTGGCCGGCAACACGGGCACCCCTCTCCGCCCCGACGCGGCATTGGACGTGTACATCTTCGCCCTCTTCAACGAGAACCAAAAGGGCGACGGGCCGGACGACATCGAGCAGAACTTTGGGCTGTTCTACCCCAACATGCAGAAGGTGTACGAGTTCGACTTCCACGGCGGTGTTGCGCCACCCGCACCACCGGCGGCAAGCTGGTGCGTGGCGAACGCGGCGGTCGGGGATGATCGGCTGCAGGCGGCGCTGGACTACGCGTGCGGCCACGGCGCCGATTGCAGCGGCATCCAGCCGGGCGCGGTGTGCTTCGAGCCCAGTACCCTGCTGGCGCATGCCTCCTATGCGGTCAACAGTTACTACCAGAACAAGGGTCGGGCCAGCGGAACGTGCGACTTCGCCGGCGCTGCTCACGTCGTGTTGGAGGAACCAGCTG AAATCTGTGACCCGAATGCGAGCTGGTGTGTGGCGAATGCGGCGGTCGGAGACGGTAGGCTTCAGGCGGCGCTGGATTACGCCTGCGGTCACGGGGCCGACTGCGGCGCCATCCAGCCCGGTGGGAAATGCTTCGAGCCCAACACCAGGGTCGCGCACGCTTCGTACGCGTTCAACAGCTACTACCAGCGCAACCACAGGGCCAGTGGGTCGTGTGACTTCGCCGGAGCCGCTTCCGTTGTCTACATGGCACCAA AGATAGGAAACTGCGTCCTTCCATGGAGGGCTTGGATTGGGGAGACGACATCAATGTCGGAAGGCAGCTTTGCTGCCATATAA